The Vicia villosa cultivar HV-30 ecotype Madison, WI linkage group LG1, Vvil1.0, whole genome shotgun sequence genome includes a region encoding these proteins:
- the LOC131649209 gene encoding uncharacterized protein LOC131649209 gives MAVAQDGNGNIFPIAFAIVEGETKDAWSFFLRNLRIHVTPQPNLCLISDRHPSIKGAYDDPANGWQNPPSSHVYCIRHIAQNFMRAIRDKELRKKLVNMGYALTESTYNYYRTEIRQTNRDAMEWIENIPREKWARAFDRGQRWGHMTTNLAEAMNSVLKATRNLPIASLFSATYFRMGALFGQRGHEWTKRLTSGQTFTDKCIKGMTEEVNKASSHNVYQFDRERFYFMVAERINRNDGRPTGTYGVDLRKRTCDCGKFQAFHLPCSHVIAACESIRQDYTIHIPDVFKIQHVFKVYQQSFQILPHQDNWPQYRGPTLCHDETMRRKKRGRPNSTRIRTEMDDVEKEKRMCGICREVGHIRSKCPNVSGPSNRPA, from the exons ATGGCTGTGGCGCAGGATGGGAATGGTAACATTTTTCCAATTGCTTTCGCTATTGTCGAGGGTGAAACCAAGGATGCTTGGAGTTTTTTCCTTCGTAATCTAAGAATCCATGTGACACCCCAACCCAATCTATGCCTAATATCAGACAGACATCCATCGATTAAAGGTGCCTACGATGATCCTGCAAATGGATGGCAAAATCCTCCGTCATCACATGTCTATTGCATAAGGCATATCGCGCAAAATTTTATGCGTGCGATTAGAGACAAAGAACTACGTAAAAAACTCGTCAACATGG GATATGCATTGACGGAGTCAACGTACAATTACTATAGAACCGAAATTCGTCAGACAAATAGAGATGctatggagtggattgaaaatatCCCTAGGGAGAAGTGGGCAAGGGCGTTTGATAGAGGGCAACGATGGGGACACATGACGACTAACCTTGCAGAAGCAATGAACTCTGTGCTAAAGGCTACCAGAAATCTTCCAATAGCGTCTTTGTTTTCGGCCACATATTTTCGGATGGGAGCATTATTTGGTCAACGCGGACATGAATGGACAAAGAGGTTGACATCAGGCCAGACTTTTACAGACAAGTGTATCAAGGGGATGACTGAAGAAGTCAACAAAGCAAGCAGTCATAATGTTTACCAGTTTGACCGGGAGAGGTTCTATTTTATGGTGGCCGAAAGAATAAACCGCAACGATGGTCGTCCAACTGGTACTTACGGTGTTGATCTACGAAAGCGGACATGTGATTGTGGAAAATTTCAAGCGTTCCATTTGCCTTGCTCACATGTGATTGCAGCATGTGAAAGTATACGCCAAGACTACACCATTCACATACCCGACGTGTTCAAGATACAACATGTTTTTAAAGTCTACCAACAAAGCTTCCAGATCCTCCCACATCAAGACAATTGGCCTCAATATAGAGGGCCTACTCTTTGTCATGACGAAACTATGCGTAGGAAAAAAAGAGGCCGCCCTAACAGTACTCGGATTCGAACCGAAATGGACGACgtggaaaaggaaaagagaatgtGTGGGATATGCCGTGAAGTAGGCCATATCCGAAGTAAATGTCCAAATGTATCAGGCCCGTCCAATAGGCCTGCTTAA